The proteins below are encoded in one region of Neodiprion virginianus isolate iyNeoVirg1 chromosome 7, iyNeoVirg1.1, whole genome shotgun sequence:
- the LOC124309176 gene encoding dynein regulatory complex subunit 7-like, with amino-acid sequence MFGTISDHRSTAKAFNFDMESKSQVKFDQGAVSETFLKKSTRRSTFAVPGILAIDVDHEYDEDESEGDGENKTRQESEYAGPFEISAAILKQIQQELCLIQLSWPEIKYIDIEKKFLPSSYNNNSDKEKLLLWYAENFRKQYHTIYADRKPLLFARDNECEIHKFVSSSIRPSTLPYPELSTWQGCAKFVSDYLTYEPPRNPILMVSSWLDFCLPASVNVRINSSLFIDLRK; translated from the exons ATGTTCGGTACGATTTCGGACCACAGAAGCACAGCGAAGGCGTTCAACTTCGATATGGAATCAAAGAGTCAGGTGAAATTTGACCAAGGTGCCGTATCGGAGACATTCCTGAAGAAATCAACCAGGCGGTCGACGTTCGCTGTACCTGGAATTTTGGCAATTGACGTAGATCACGAATATGACGAAGACGAATCTGAGGGTGATGGGGAAAACAAGACTCGTCAGGAATCTGAGTACGCGGGACCGTTTGAAATTAGTGCcgcaattttgaaacaaatacAACAAGAATTGTGCCTCATACAACTCAGCTGGCCAGAGATAAAGTATATCGAcatagagaaaaaatttctaccttCAAGttacaacaacaacagcgaCAAAGAAAAGCTTTTGCTGTGGtatgctgaaaattttcgaaaacaataTCACACCATATACGCGGATAGAAAACCGTTGCTCTTCGCACGCGACAACGAATGTGAGATACAC AAGTTTGTCTCGTCGTCGATCAGGCCGAGTACTCTGCCGTATCCGGAATTGTCTACATGGCAGGGATGCGCAAAATTTGTCAGCGACTACCTGACGTACGAACCACCAAGAAATCCGATTCTCATGGTAAGTTCTTGGCTCGATTTCTGCCTACCAGCTTCAGTTAATGTCCGTATCAATTCTAGCCTATTCATAGATCTCCGCAAGTAG
- the LOC124309130 gene encoding autophagy-related protein 2 homolog B, producing MSWLGCLPWSEGIKKRACRYLLQRYLGQFLEEKLTLDQLTVDLYNGTGRVTDVKLDVQALNEMGEQQHLPVEFIDGFVEEMSVSIPWSALLSEASYVEVTGLRLTVQPRQRVDTGTSMFESMWSSMTSSMQLAQECLQQDVAGAESSQPLEGLELFAQAIDSILSRVKVRFLDTVIRMEHVPLDSTTGVAVQMCVKNLEYSDEAGSDPGNSTLDPNQTSKGYVVSAFATKRFYLEGVTFHTDEFPSLARTFSRSVMIASRGSTPDSKNSDGQFSSAQISPTQNMQTPPEKNIINNLGESDPIMFAKLAGRQEVRLKIKQGEGVLGPKVELEVTLGSLTSFISPRQLHVLIELAHGLASPDLEDTSNVAPRPCMEKPMAGSDYNRIERELLQQIHPVQGVRTSDLRHTQGWSTASLDESDNEEEFLPMRLPGMLTTSDSVTSNHSSMDGSISASSVSSKSSVSNIHRANKPRQSVDSDPTVEIFQFHVRLSSIAVVLLHEDILTTSIEGLGLTKASRRQMKNVADEFFTKLGIFAATGYGNKDFDRASKLFAEACYLSHIRLLAAPLVIEASEKTTAQASTTSGSISLATLEILECLIDSNGPNSKKTAAVEYVELLGFPKDSAANNHSFTNKTDFRARFKYSEKAVRHAQFTKFAHPRTEIDIQLEECRSELDITIVDRISAVLNPHPICTSTHPVTASRDAVNQQALFYQAVESPSLPDSKVDVKISSPNCMIKLRFPVPDLRPLHDMNRTPWWKRSVRPDFVTLELTDAQVHSCMESRNHCQARHEIQCRQILLTYIEVDANVAVEIGRASTDEKANSSLPQGGEGFGWPRMVISVYPKHLGGLLEDSSEGEQEPSLDDTLENTIKHQPSPFSSKRVVHESDTPHSKPQPHSDKNTSPDHREGEELVIPGNRQEMLDFIEDGTRGSRIQLEISLPCASVQIPSKHLYELLYNRFNADLFLWEPSAPRPKTTTHAESHVGLDLASTLLQESIYPRFSMCKSGIQYDSESDSDEDGIYRSAAERSCRQNEKKIFRTGQSTVALSLTINQGLVSMFPPVRDSSHNVIPGQQGELILRLEDALLFSISAYKGNNNLGYVCAMLRTVSLSHCGLITSPSQAPPLRSMNSIIPRHCQPTLYRSERGANVTVNSTEKDMLSVAVRIQSSHQTHRIKTFRVAVGIRNATLRHRMSSTQASWFTQLTDCLDVADHPVAGYSPPGVLTELHLHLWDCAVDYRPINLQLRSMVTLGSFSVSSNIAAQTNTSTLRFIAEDVALFISEKLGNGVELRKDYVCVMDLGLFELSLRLNEKMCGGAPRIDLRASNNVLHVRTCSDSGRALMQLLTYFASDGDLLQCSKSSDSIAVPTSGDDESLLGQDSLNVLSKSQEERVNSLMVDAMEDTVKGTLSNNDGMSSSSQSQAHIFFFPGESHPTLHSQAETEIEKTCDGKKVDGNTSKPDYPDDDFCILGEEAGAGIMPRHGVPEIRWLCEEPIRIVDNHFSIPLGKTDLLKAPKHFPPAILRYTLCEMTLIWHMFGGKDFGSVETLTKKHVTIDDNPHRNENSPLGRSRSVVSGIGVIGFSKSAPNEVRFGSVPNSPRAKMRESFSDWQSIGGPGRQGDVLMELQLNKVRFQHEVYPDSTPEASRQVLLVNEIEIRDRLESSHINKFLYQYSSEARPRQSHANMFAMKAVHVRPDPKLTAQECCLKLSLLPLRLNIDQDSLLFLINFFTELGEDSKEQPAQGSGRCSTPTSTQSSPNSKHSTPTHHPPVMSVNESSSTSFSSTSDGLLTGCVSSQGSIVDQNLLILLEDELQIRESKSEAKSSGDVHEDTQPIYFRSVIFAPEVLVRLDYQGKRVDLTHGPLAGLLMGLAQLNCSELRLKRLTHRHGLLGFDKLVAFMLSEWLQDIKKNQLPSLLGGVGPMHSLVQLFQGIRDLFWMPIEQYQKDGRIVRGLQRGANSFTTSTAMAALELTSRLVNAIQSTAETAYDMVSPGPSVRRKNKGEKGRRKRYNQPLDIREGMANAYTLVKEGLGETANQLVRVASEEHEQKGVSGAVGGVLRQIPPTVVKPIILASEATSNVLGGMRSQLVPDARREAAQKWRQDPRDTN from the exons ATGTCTTGGCTGGGATGCCTCCCTTGGTCAGAGGGAATAAAGAAAAGGGCCTGCAGGTACTTGCTGCAGCGATATCTCGGACAATTTCTTGAAGAAAAACTAACGCTCGACCAACTCACTGTAGATCTATACAATGGGACTGGTCGCGTTACTGACGTCAAGCTCGATGttcag gCTTTGAACGAGATGGGTGAACAGCAGCATCTGCCTGTTGAGTTTATCGATGGTTTTGTAGAAGAGATGTCGGTCAGTATACCTTGGTCAGCGTTGCTGAGCGAAGCCAGCTATGTCGAAGTAACGGGACTTCGGCTCACGGTACAGCCGAGGCAAAGGGTTGACACCGGAACTTCTATGTTTGAGTCTATGTGGAGCTCCATGACTTCGAGCATGCAGCTTGCCCAGGAATGCCTGCAGCAGGATGTAGCGGGAGCAGAAAGTTCCCAGCCTCTTGAAGGACTTGAATTATTTGCCCAGGCAATTGACTCga TACTAAGCCGAGTCAAAGTTAGATTTTTGGACACGGTCATCCGTATGGAACATGTACCGTTGGATTCGACCACTGGTGTTGCCGTACAAATGTGTGTAAAGAATTTAGAGTACTCCGATGAGGCGGGTTCCGACCCTGGCAACTCCACTCTCGATCCAAATCAAACATCCAAGGGCTATGTAGTGTCTGCGTTTGCAACAAAGAGATTTTACCTGGAAGGGGTTACCTTTCACACTGACGAGTTTCCCTCGCTCGCCAGAACGTTCTCCAGAAGCGTTATGATAGCAAGCAGAGGCTCTACCCCGGACTCAAAG AATTCTGATGGCCAATTTTCATCTGCACAAATATCTCCGACGCAAAACATGCAAACTCCgccagaaaaaaatattattaacaatttaGGAGAATCTGATCCGATAATGTTTGCGAAGTTAGCTGGGAGGCAAGAGGTGCGACTTAAAATCAAGCAGGGGGAAGGAGTGTTGGGCCCCAAG GTGGAACTGGAAGTGACACTTGGATCATTGACATCTTTTATTAGCCCTCGACAGTTACACGTTTTAATCGAGCTGGCACACGGGCTCGCCTCACCGGACCTGGAAGACACCAGCAATGTTGCTCCAAGGCCTTGTATGGAGAAACCTATGGCAGGTAGCGATTACAATCGTATTGAGCGTGAGCTGTTGCAGCAAATCCATCCTGTGCAAGGAGTCCGGACAAGT GATTTGCGCCATACGCAAGGATGGTCAACAGCGTCGCTCGACGAATCTGACAATGAAGAAGAATTCTTACCGATGCGGCTACCCGGGATGCTGACAACTAGCGACTCTGTTACAAGCAATCACTCTAGTATGGATGGAAGTATATCAGCCAGCAGCGTCAGCTCCAAAAGCTCAGTGTCCAACATTCACAGAGCCAATAAGCCCAGGCAAAGCGTGGACAGTGACCCAACCGTCGAAATATTCCAGTTTCATGTTAGGCTTTCGTCAATAGCCGTCGTTTTACTGCATGAGGATATACTCACAACGTCTATCGAGGGATTGGGATTGACAAAAGCTAGTAGAAGACAAATGAAGAACGTGGCTGacgaattttttacaaaactaGGAATTTTTGCAGCAACTGGATATGGAAATAAGGATTTTGACAGAGCTTCAAAGTTATTCGCAGAGGCCTGTTACCTCAGTCATATAAG GCTGTTGGCGGCACCTCTTGTCATTGAAGCAAGTGAGAAAACCACAGCACAGGCCTCAACGACATCTGGCAGCATTAGTTTAGCCACCTTGGAAATACTCGAATGTCTAATCGATTCCAATGGTCCGAATTCCAAGAAAACTGCAGCCGTCGAATATGTGGAGTTACTAGGGTTCCCAAAAGACAGCGCAGCAAACAATCACAGTTTTACCAATAAGACTGATTTCCGAGCACGATTCAAATACAGCGAAAAAGCTGTGAGACATGCTCAGTTTACCAAATTCGCACATCCACGCACAGAAATTGA CATTCAATTGGAAGAATGTAGAAGCGAATTGGATATTACAATAGTGGATAGGATATCAGCGGTTCTGAATCCACATCCAATATGCACCTCTACGCACCCTGTCACAGCCTCAAGAGATGCTGTT AATCAGCAAGCGTTGTTCTATCAAGCGGTAGAGAGTCCATCCTTACCGGACTCAAAAGTTGATGTGAAGATCTCTTCACCAAACTGCATGATCAAACTCAG GTTTCCAGTACCAGATTTACGACCTCTGCACGATATGAATCGGACACCCTGGTGGAAACGATCAGTTCGACCAGATTTCGTGACGCTGGAGTTGACGGATGCTCAAGTTCATTCCTGCATGGAAAGTCGCAATCATTGCCAGGCTCGGCATGAGATTCAGTGTCGCCAAATACTGCTCACTTACATAGAAGTTGATGCCAATGTCGCAGTAGAAATTGGGAGGGCATCTACCGATGAGAAAGCTAACAGTTCATTGCCCCAAGGTGGTGAGGGTTTTGGATGGCCAAGGATGGTCATTAGCGTGTACCCGAAGCATTTGGGGGGACTCTTGGAAGATAGCTCAGAAGGGGAGCAAGAGCCGAGCTTAGATGACACATTGGAAAACACAATTAAGCATCAGCCCTCACCATTTAGTTCGAAACGAGTTGTCCACGAGTCAGACACACCTCATTCGAAACCTCAACCTCACAGTGACAAAAATACTTCTCCAGATCACAG AGAAGGAGAGGAGCTAGTGATACCCGGGAATCGACAGGAGATGCTCGATTTCATTGAAGATGGAACGCGCGGATCTAGAATACAGCTGGAAATAAGTTTGCCGTGTGCCTCGGTCCAAATACCTTCCAAACATTTGTACGAATTGCTTTATAATCGATTTAACGCCGATCTTTTTCTCTGGGAACCTTCTGCGCCAAGGCCGAAAACTACAACACACGCCGAATCGCATGTTGGATTAGATTTGGCGTCGACGCTCCTGCAAGAGTCTATATATCCCAG atttaGCATGTGCAAGAGCGGAATTCAATATGATTCAGAGTCCGACTCGGACGAGGACGGTATCTATCGTTCGGCAGCTGAAAGAAGTTGCagacaaaatgaaaaaaaaatatttcgtaccGGACAAAGTACCGTGGCACTGTCTCTGACTATAAACCAAGGGCTTGTAAGCATGTTTCCACCCGTACGGGATTCGTCTCACAACGTTATTCCTGGGCAGCAGGGCGAGTTGATCTTACGGTTGGAAGATgctcttttattttcaatcagcGCGTACaaaggaaataataatttgggCTATGTCTGTGCAATGTTGAGAACTGTTTCCTTGAGTCATTGCGGTTTAATAACTTCGCCATCCCAGGCACCTCCACTACGAAGTATGAACAGTATAATACCCAGGCATTGTCAGCCAACCTTATATCGCAGTGAACGAGGGGCAAACGTAACTGTGAATTCTACCGAAAAAGATATGCTGAGTGTCGCTGTGAGAATACAATCGTCGCATCAGACTCATAGAATTAAG ACCTTTCGAGTAGCAGTAGGAATAAGAAATGCGACATTGAGACACAGAATGAGTTCAACACAGGCATCTTGGTTCACTCAATTGACAGACTGTTTGGATGTAGCTGATCACCCAGTTGCTGGTTATTCGCCACCTGGAGTACTCACTGAATTACATTTACACCTTTGGGATTGTGCAGTCgattatag GCCCATAAATCTGCAGCTGCGATCGATGGTTACGCTAGGAAGTTTTAGTGTATCCAGTAATATTGCAGCACAGACAAACACATCAACGCTTCGATTTATAGCCGAGGATGTGGCTCTTTTCATATCTGAAAAACTTGGTAACGGCGTGGAACTAAGAAAAGACTATGTATGCGTTATGGATCTAGGGTTGTTTGAATTGTCATTGAGGTTGAATGAGAAAATGTGCGGAGGTGCGCCAAGGATTGATTTGAGGGCAAGTAACAACGTCTTGCACGTGCGCACTTGTTCAGATTCCGGGCGTGCCTTGATGCAATTGCTAACGTACTTTGCTAGCGACGGAGATCTTCTACAATGTTCCAAAAGTTCCGACAGTATTGCTGTTCCAACCTCGGGTGACGACGAAAGCCTACTAGGGCAAGATAGTTTGAATGTTCTCAGCAAGAGTCAAGAGGAACGTGTCAATAGTTTGATGGTAGATGCTATGGAGGACACTGTTAAAG GTACTCTAAGTAACAACGACGGAATGTCATCGTCAAGTCAAAGTCAAGctcacatatttttttttcctggagAATCGCACCCGACATTACACAGCCAGGCAGAAACGGAGATTGAAAAAACTtgtgatgggaaaaaagttgatGGTAATACTAGTAAACCCGATTATCCAGATGATGACTTTTGCATTTTGGGAGAAGAGGCAGGAGCTGGAATAATGCCCAGGCACGGGGTTCCCGAAATTCGTTGGTTATGCGAGGAACCGATACGCATTGTAGACAATCACTTTTCAATACCACTTGGAAAGACGGATCTTTTGAAGGCTCCAAAACATTTCCCTCCTGCTATTTTGAGATATACACTCTGCGAGATGACACTGATTTGGCACATGTTTGGAGGCAAGGACTTTGGCAGTGTAGAAACTTTGACCAAGAAACACGTTACTATAGACGATAATCCGCACcgtaatgaaaattcaccTCTAGGAAG aAGCCGCTCTGTTGTCAGCGGGATCGGGGTGATCGGTTTCAGCAAATCTGCACCGAACGAAGTGCGCTTTGGAAGTGTGCCCAACTCGCCTAGAGCGAAAATGAGGGAATCTTTCTCCGATTGGCAGTCAATTGGAGGTCCCGGAAGACAAGGCGATGTTCTCATGGAACTGCAATTGAACAAGGTTCGTTTTCAGCACGAAGTTTACCCAGATAGTACACCCGAGGCTTCAAGACAAGTTTTACTGGTGAATGAAATCGAAATACGGGATCGCCTGGAATCGTCGCATATAAACAAGTTCCTTTATCAGTACAGCAGCGAGGCACGGCCTAGACAATCTCATGCAAACATGTTTGCCATGAAAGCTGTTCATGTACGCCCTGATCCAAAGTTGACAGCACAGGAATGTTGCCTAAAGTTGAGCCTGCTCCCATTGAGATTGAACATTGACCAGGATAGCTTGTTgtttttgattaatttcttCACCGAACTCGGAGAAGACTCGAAGGAACAACCCGCCCAAGGAAGTGGCAGATGTAGTACCCCGACTTCCACCCAATCCTCACCAAATTCTAAACACAGTACACCTACGCATCATCCACCAGTAATGAGTGTCAACGAATCGTCATCGACGTCTTTTTCATCCACATCCGATGGCCTACTGACTGGTTGTGTATCATCCCAAGGAAGCATTGTCGACCAAAACTTACTGATACTTCTTGAGGACGAATTACAGATACGGGAGAGTAAGTCGGAGGCAAAGTCTAGTGGCGATGTACACGAGGATACTCAACCAATCTACTTTAG AAGCGTTATATTCGCCCCCGAAGTTCTGGTCAGGTTGGATTATCAGGGTAAACGCGTCGACCTTACACATGGTCCACTCGCCGGCCTCCTAATGGGTCTCGCCCAATTGAATTGTTCAGAACTAAGACTTAAAAGATTGACCCATCGTCACGGCCTTTTAGGCTTTGACAAATTAGTTGCTTTTATGCTGTCCGAATGGTTGCAAGACATAAAGAAGAACCAGCTACCTAGTTTGTTAGGTGGAGTTGGACCGATGCACTCACTGGTACAACTAT TCCAAGGCATACGTGACCTATTCTGGATGCCAATTGAACAATACCAGAAAGATGGTAGAATTGTACGAGGATTACAACGTGGCGCTAATAGTTTTACTACGTCAACGGCGATGGCAGCTTTGGAACTTACGTCAAGATTGGTAAACGCGATACAAAGTACAGCGGAGACAGCTTATGACATGGTCAGTCCAGGGCCGAGTGTCAGGCGAAAAAATAAAGGGGAAAAGGGGCGCAGAAAACGATACAATCAGCCACTGGATATTCGAGAGGGAATGGCTAATGCTTATACACTCGTTAAGGAG GGTCTGGGCGAAACTGCAAATCAATTGGTACGTGTAGCAAGTGAGGAACATGAGCAAAAAGGAGTTTCCGGCGCAGTAGGTGGTGTACTGAGGCAAATACCGCCTACTGTCGTGAAACCGATCATTCTTGCAAGCGAAGCGACAAGTAATGTCCTTGGTGGCATGCGATCGCAATTAGTACCGGATGCCAGAAGAGAAGCTGCTCAAAAGTGGAGACAGGATCCAAGAGATACCAAttga
- the LOC124309156 gene encoding transmembrane protein 179, which translates to MALTNILLLSQIAGYVVALILSLCIMVPMSLHQNEFRGHCLLFSTGIWQENDGQFMANWASQAYCNYTILVGLVLFLMCAVQIYRLSMLMYRGEDSSFLSAFVDVVCSVLLTTLTLIAAVIITLGFMTWCQCMTKRFPSCELAAGNDIDKADGIDTAGFHIELGAAQFGAWSSLSVWVGLSVFAVLKLLRYHQLENMKVSMYRERQRLIQAGDRSSQPMHS; encoded by the exons ATGGCTTTGACGAATATTTTACTGCTCAGCCAGATAGCTGGATACGTCGTCGCCTTGATTTTGTCTCTATGCATAATGGTGCCCATGAGCCTTCATCAAAATGAATTTCG CGGGCACTGCCTTCTATTTTCTACAGGCATATGGCAGGAGAACGACGGCCAGTTTATGGCTAATTGGGCATCGCAGGCTTATTGTAACTACACGATACTCGTCGGTCTGGTTCTATTCTTAATGTGCGCTGTACAGATATATCGCCTATCCATGCTGATGTATCGTGGGGAGGATAGCTCTTTTCTCTCAGCATTTGTAGATGTGGTTTGCTCTGTACTTTTAACAACGTTAACTCTCATCGCCGCTGTTATTATCACTTTGGGATTCATGACGTGGTGTCAATGTATGACTAAGAGATTTCCGTCGTGCGAGCTTGCAGCAGGTAACGATATAGACAAAGCTGACGGAATCGACACTGCTGGGTTCCACATAGAATTGGGTGCTGCCCAATTCGGGGCATGGAGCAGCCTGTCCGTTTGGGTAGGCCTCTCGGTATTTGCCGTCTTAAAGCTGTTGAGGTATCACCAGTTGGAAAATATGAAAGTATCCATGTACAGAGAGAGGCAGAGATTGATCCAAGCTGGTGATAGGTCTTCCCAACCGATGCACAGTTAG